From the Balearica regulorum gibbericeps isolate bBalReg1 chromosome 4, bBalReg1.pri, whole genome shotgun sequence genome, one window contains:
- the SH3D19 gene encoding SH3 domain-containing protein 19 isoform X5 yields the protein MPPFSQIALKEINQTAALQASRTSGHSEQQRDRRRPEITIVAAEPLRPSSWFPGASPVTPPGLGFPSASSHAQWRRNEHLPAELPPSYEQVIKEINQVQVNTTNNNNAAAPRHTTTSATQTDFPEELISHLPGSNVKTSVPTHWESAGCPAGQSPLKPPRPSASLLNRSPSENENPLIVFEISEGQRCQENPSAVICPVPKPRSRSNLRPVVKNTESKIDNGEVNQSTTKRQQPPIQQSPLLDDSLLDNHLVMDSMSTEKSQNSIVSRIKVFESQGSNDTSGLSKKPEIAPRSFTPRPVTAKKPAVAPKPGVSRISGDWDAWTESKSTPSKELQPQPEVVGSSVVTKPELPKKPKPGLVKSSSSDFLDARSGSVAESSNGQKKFPVPAPRPLVPKKSRYAENPALSLASLKPIAAPPWTSVSAQEKVFKPLGELSPATNSSAPALQNKPDVEGDLISFDDDVLPLSPTGAVKDNISSEAAADPFQFLTKSEPAKEQTAQPALARKPTVIRIPAKPGKSLNEIPHSPPPLPAEKPIGNTSDITVGKPNSGDLVKKVELDHSEQGGLPQPEPVLPPRPVDGRIIPARPPPPRSVPGRPPPPKLSAARTSSQKDALSRSTSTIAPDKKPSKFRLGPKRAKSQVFKNPDPALPPRPKPGHPLYNKYMLPVPHGVAKENCLPRNPGELSCKDSNHPPKVSDTSAPHAVVLHDFPAEHADDLDLHSGDTVCLLEKIDSEWYRGKCGNRTGIFPASFVKVIIDVPEEGNRKKIPCSSRCIKGPRCIARFEYIGDQKDELSFSEGETIILKEYVNEEWAKGELRGTSGIFPLNFVEVIEDLPGTGTGEALKNKVEVSSSLPQNNRRSVEWCEALHDFTAETKDDLSFKKGDYIQILEQVDSEWYRGRLNEKEGIFPAVFVQTCSARVELSQAVGGKKGKAKALYDFHGENEDELSFKAGDTITELESVDEDWMSGEIQGKSGIFPKNFVQILKTP from the exons GCGTCCTGAAATTACAATAGTTGCTGCTGAACCCCTCCGGCCATCCTCCTGGTTTCCAGGTGCAAGCCCTGTCACTCCTCCAGGATTAGgatttccttctgcttcatCTCATGCTCAGTGGAGGAGAAATGAGCATCTTCCAGCTGAG CTTCCACCATCATATGAGCAGGTGATAAAAGAAATCAATCAAGTGCAAGTCAATACAACAAATAACAATAATGCTGCTGCTCCTAGACATACCACTACTTCTGCAACACAAACTGACTTTCCAGAGGAACTAATCAGCCATTTGCCAGGAAGTAATGTAAAAACCAGTGTGCCTACACACTGGGAATCTGCAGGCTGTCCAG CAGGGCAGAGTCCTCTTAAACCTCCTAGACCTTCTGCAAGTCTCCTGAATAGGTCTccttcagaaaatgagaatCCCTTAATAGTCTTTGAAATTTCTGAAGGTCAGAGGTGCCAAGAAAATCCCAGTGCTGTGATATGTCCTGTGCCAAAGCCAAGATCAAGGAGCAATCTCAGACCTGTGgtcaaaaatactgaaagtaaGATAGACAATGGAGAAGTGAACCAGTCTACCACAAAAAGACAGCAACCTCCAATTCAGCAGTCACCTCTCTTAGATGATAGCTTACTAGACAATCACTTGGTGATGGACAGCATGAGTACAGAAAAGAGCCAAAATAGTATTGTTTCAAGGATCAAAGTTTTTGAATCCCAAGGAAGTAATGATACCTCAGGATTATCAAAAAAGCCAGAAATTGCTCCTCGTTCATTCACCCCAAGACCTGTTACTGCAAAGAAGCCAGCAGTTGCTCCAAAGCCAGGGGTAAGTAGAATTTCAGGAGACTGGGATGCATGGACAGAAAGCAAATCAACACCTTCCAAGGAATTGCAGCCTCAACCTGAAGTAGTGGGAAGCAGTGTTGTAACCAAACCTGAACTGCCAAAGAAGCCAAAACCTGGCCTTGTTAAAAGTAGTAGTAGTGATTTTCTTGATGCAAGGAGTGGATCagttgcagagagcagcaaTGGACAAAAGAAATTTCCTGTTCCTGCTCCAAGACCTCTCGTTCCTAAAAAGTCACGTTACGCAGAAAATCCTGCCCTTTCTTTGGCCTCACTAAAACCAATTGCTGCTCCCCCATGGACTTCCGTATCTGCCCAAGAAAAAGTCTTCAAGCCTCTGGGGGAATTGTCACCTGCAACCAACTCCTCAGCAcctgctttgcaaaataaaccaGATGTGGAAGGAGATCTGATCAGTTTTGATGATGATGTTTTGCCCCTAAGTCCAACTGGTGCAGTTAAAGATAACATCAgttctgaagcagcagcag atccATTTCAGTTCCTTACTAAAAGTGAACCTGCAAAGGAACAGACAGCTCAACCAGCTTTAGCCCGGAAACCCACTGTGATCCGAATCCCAGCTAAACCCGGGAAAT ctTTAAATGAAATCCCGCATAGTCCTCCGCCACTTCCTGCTGAAAAGCCTATTGGGAACACCTCTGATATCACAGTGGGAAAACCCAACAGTGGTGACCTAGTAAAAAAAGTG GAGTTGGATCATTCAGAACAGGGTGGACTGCCTCAGCCAGAACCTGTATTACCCCCAAG GCCTGTGGATGGAAGAATTATACCTGCTCGACCTCCCCCACCTAGAAGTGTTCCTGGAAGGCCACCTCCACCAAAACTCTCTGCAGCCAGGACCTCCTCCCAGAAGGATGCTCTTTCGCGATCTACTTCCACCATTGCTCCTGATAAAAAACCCAGCAAGTTCAGACTGGGACCCAAGAGAGCAAAAAGTCAAGTCTTTAAAAATCCAGATCCAGCATTACCTCCTAGACCTAAACCAGGTCATCCTCTCTACAACAAATACATG CTACCTGTGCCTCATGGAGTTGCCAAGGAAAATTGTCTTCCCAGGAACCCTGGAGAACTGTCCTGTAAG GATTCAAACCACCCTCCAAAAGTTTCTGACACAAGCGCACCTCATGCTGTAGTCCTGCATGATTTTCCTGCAG AACATGCTGATGACTTGGACCTTCATTCTGGAGACACTGTTTGTCTTTTGGAGAAAATTGATTCTGAGTGGTACAGAGGAAAATGTGGGAATCGCACAGGGATATTTCCTGCCAGCTTTGTTAAAGTAATT ATTGATGTTCCAGAAGaaggcaacaggaaaaaaataccctgttCATCACGCTGTATTAA AGGGCCAAGATGTATAGCACGATTTGAATACATTGGAGATCAGAAAGATGAGCTCAGTTTTTCAGAAGGTGAAACCATTATCCTTAAAGAATATGTAAATGAAGAGTGGGCCAAAGGAGAGCTCAGAGGCACATCTGGAATTTTCCCCTTGAACTTTGTGGAAGTAATTGAAGATCTGCCTGGAACAG GTACAGGAGAAGCACTGAAGAACAAGGTGGaggtttcttcttctcttcctcag AACAACAGACGCTCAGTAGAGTGGTGTGAAGCACTTCATGATTTTACAGCAGAAACCAAAGATGATTTATCCTTTAAAAAGGGAGACTACATCCAAATACTGGAACAAGTAGATTCAGAGTGGTATAGAGGAAGACTGAATGAAAAGGAAGGGATTTTCCCAGCAGTTTTTGTTCAGACCTGCTCAG CCAGGGTAGAACTGTCACAGGCTgtaggagggaagaaaggaaaagccaaaGCTCTTTATGATTTTcatggagaaaatgaagatgagcTTTCCTTCAAA GCAGGTGATACAATAACAGAGCTGGAATCTGTAGACGAGGACTGGATGAGTGGAGAGATACAAGGAAAGTCTGGGATATTTCCCAAGAACtttgttcagattttaaaaacaccGTGA